Proteins encoded within one genomic window of Cydia pomonella isolate Wapato2018A chromosome 12, ilCydPomo1, whole genome shotgun sequence:
- the LOC133523380 gene encoding uncharacterized protein LOC133523380 isoform X1 yields the protein MIEVAERPNNNFFRSFLPAVNSPPVPHRDISGASTAAYRPYNGDHGAPQHQVIRAPQPADPERKKDKKWSIGKLFRRKKKDDESGSSSESEEGGSLRSTSKRKSNKKKKRTPAVNNFDHIVIRETRRAQSLAKPNGRDFTDDGVLSDPSAGFINYRPKTREVQPSKESLSLRDDVSTMSGRVCPEPTMRKTRKGRLKARVEALRNSMRGESSSDEESLKSSNSSSMVRFRSDDSLMRSRDSSLNKRSRSARNERYIKRLSRDEENQLNKEAELLQQGYTKAEVEMLTRTPTSQSSGYGTCKREQNNQKPELGNDLTRRPIKSESISSFPSTQSYPSSINFNAKINNEHINYSIPFKGNFVKEPFYANNNREKSVPCPDENADKVMYVKFPLGNVTNIKREERAPPVPPPRDMHRKVATPISMYYENHSVVSDRMGSNQNITHGVPNNDFERVMRRSQERSINHGPNGLRRPISNSEDHLAMQNNEYLQHLYQKTEQPRRPASVSAEPNHYGIYAFTPPWRNKIEQPNVVKPEPVQSRNDFLYYADHSPRSRRPISIKTSQNGCENQYLSDSQTSVNVAESVYRRPRNASEFWKKLDDAERQKKQQNIYANSRSNSEHVRNTPRMHHYSEGSNSIPSHIENIDNQNKNRATSVDQSRDVIDGAKMWKATTEYKRSVTVEPPKVVTSPTSKTHVRHKSDTFVTNSYQIPSDDDKSSERRKSTNLDDALNELEAIYNSLGLGDEDLLDRAERRESMTPKYNDHFNDWNGNDDEVQLRSQPSTPLRRISRRSTLPDKLQDDMAFRRMNSFSKEKPNLKEAQAQISYMLASPVYVPYASDDERYSGRDEPDIVHDDVVYRNIKQTNNRLKTLEPQPPFGIPLGPVSPAPQSDYLHATPESKGRSRFIPRRSPDLVSDDLAYRSLRKDARHSSLFNGEDYGHINNNHNYNEYPYTKESAANLKKKRAVRSLSANIFTMIQKEIDDALNMSKVATLQKTHSNSDVMRRLRDTFENNDNEPEHYPRNKVKQRHNTVGLFVNNSHSPNHHFAKDDSCIHNDDKYLPKPASCDKSKSSSPSNRSPQASKRSSKDEFQQVLTMLAQEAMDTSNKLGVALAELDKNRNNNTEKRPNINTRISDSRSHFLNGLTSDSYDNSQPEIKLVNVHSEIVSEPANRHVKSDTEQTKGQKTEDSLLAISDQLHRVEDQLKHSHEKELNFDDESLKLSSYIDKTEKPLKAQETTVMTPEKKLVPDVCPLTVQDDSIKVELKNQNDFDYNNEKKISPQKIKSTNPFLNSDEKLQEINEINAFKELKDGISDLIAGISQVNDKLFVPKLPKDDDSNKPKVTGITEASKQLSQVTQEVPKPVPNRASVNLSIYEDDLEVKKDAADSAEYNSSEELATIFNLDGNLKLHSVDQKEPEKVRDELSSPKLVQTMNQQLGRLSVDRIEEPASQDLPTNVVPWRAKRQNNSQSESRGDAQKRDWHDGTLMLACTYTLMISQHLAELDWLTLLGLLLAVVTIIAMLII from the exons ATGATTGAGGTAGCGGAACGACCGAATAATAACTTTTTCAGATCATTCCTGCCT GCAGTCAACTCACCTCCGGTGCCGCACCGAGACATCTCGGGGGCTTCCACGGCGGCCTACCGCCCCTACAATGGCGACCATGGCGCCCCACAGCACCAAGTCATCAGAGCTCCGCAGCCGGCTGACCCAGAACGCAAGAAAGACAAGAAGTGGTCTATCGGAAAGCTCTTCAGGCGAAAAAAGAAGGATGACGAAAGTGGATCTTCATCAGAAAGCGAAGAGGGTGGCAGTTTGCGCTCCACGTCCAAGAGGAAATCtaataaaaagaagaaaaggACACCTGCAGTCAACAACTTCGACCATATAGTTATAAGAGAAACTAGGCGGGCCCAGAGCTTAGCTAAACCCAATGGTCGTGACTTCACTGACGATGGAGTGCTTTCCGACCCATCCGCTGGTTTCATAAACTACAGGCCTAAAACCAGGGAAGTTCAACCGTCTAAGGAGTCTCTGAGCTTAAGGGATGACGTTTCCACGATGTCAGGAAGAGTTTGTCCAGAACCTACGATGAGAAAGACGAGGAAAGGCCGACTAAAAGCCCGAGTTGAAGCATTGCGGAACAGCATGAGAGGGGAATCGAGCAGCGATGAAGAATCTTTGAAGTCTTCAAATTCATCTTCAATGGTCCGATTCAGGAGCGACGACTCATTGATGCGCTCACGTGACAGCTCGCTGAATAAGAGGTCACGAAGCGCTCGAAACGAACGCTACATCAAAAGACTCTCGAGAGACGAGGAGAACCAGCTCAACAAAGAAGCCGAACTGCTGCAGCAGGGATACACGAAAGCTGAAGTGGAAATGCTTACACGAACCCCCACAAGCCAAAGCAGTGGTTACGGCACCTGCAAACGAGAACAAAACAATCAAAAACCTGAACTAGGCAACGATTTAACCCGCCGACCAATTAAATCCGAGTCAATATCTTCATTTCCATCAACTCAAAGTTACCCTTcatctattaattttaatgccAAAATTAACAACGAACATATTAACTATTCCATACCTTTTAAAGGTAACTTTGTCAAAGAACCGTTTTACGCTAACAATAACAGGGAAAAATCTGTACCATGCCCTGATGAAAACGCAGATAAAGTCATGTACGTTAAGTTTCCTCTAGGAAATGTTACGAATATTAAAAGAGAGGAACGAGCCCCACCAGTGCCACCGCCTCGAGATATGCATAGAAAAGTTGCAACCCCTATATCGATGTACTATGAAAACCATTCTGTAGTATCCGATAGGATGGGCAGCAACCAAAACATTACGCACGGCGTACCTAACAACGACTTCGAACGAGTAATGAGACGGAGTCAAGAGAGATCGATTAATCATGGGCCTAACGGACTACGACGACCGATATCTAACTCTGAAGATCACCTTGCTATGCAAAACAACGAATACTTGCAACATTTGTATCAGAAAACCGAGCAGCCCAGAAGGCCAGCATCAGTTTCCGCTGAACCTAATCACTATGGAATTTATGCTTTTACACCACCATGGAGAAATAAAATCGAACAACCCAACGTAGTGAAACCTGAACCAGTCCAATCCAGGAACGATTTCCTCTACTATGCTGACCACAGTCCCAGATCTCGTAGACCTATAAGcataaaaactagtcaaaacgGCTGCGAAAATCAATACCTTAGCGATTCTCAAACATCAGTTAATGTCGCTGAAAGTGTTTATCGTAGACCGAGAAACGCTTCTGAATTTTGGAAGAAATTAGACGATGCCGAAAGACAGAAAAAACAACAGAACATCTATGCCAACTCTAGAAGCAACAGTGAGCATGTCAGGAATACACCCCGAATGCACCATTATTCAGAGGGAAGTAATAGTATACCGAGTCATATAGAGAATATTGACAACCAAAATAAGAATAGGGCAACAAGCGTTGATCAGTCACGAGATGTTATAGATGGTGCCAAAATGTGGAAAGCAACGACCGAGTATAAGAGGTCGGTCACTGTTGAACCGCCTAAAGTGGTGACTTCCCCGACCTCTAAAACACACGTCCGTCATAAATCTGACACCTTTGTAACTAACAGCTATCAAATACCTTCAGATGACGACAAGAGCTCAGAACGTCGTAAATCAACTAACCTTGATGACGCTCTCAACGAACTTGAGGCAATTTACAATAGCTTAGGATTAGGAGACGAAGACCTGCTAGACAGGGCTGAAAGACGAGAGTCAATGACTCCAAAATATAATGATCACTTCAATGACTGGAATGGGAACGATGACGAGGTCCAGTTGAGAAGTCAACCATCAACGCCGCTTCGGCGGATATCAAGGAGATCAACACTGCCCGATAAATTGCAAGACGATATGGCATTCCGTAGAATGAATTCGTTCTCAAAAGAAAAACCAAATTTGAAGGAAGCACAAGCACAGATCAGTTACATGCTTGCTTCGCCGGTGTACGTACCTTATGCTTCAGACGACGAAAGATATTCGGGGCGGGACGAACCAGATATTGTCCATGACGACGTTGTTTAcagaaatataaaacaaacgaacaaCCGTTTGAAAACTCTTGAACCACAACCACCTTTTGGAATTCCTCTAGGACCAGTATCTCCTGCTCCTCAAAGTGACTATCTACATGCGACGCCTGAGAGTAAGGGACGCTCGCGATTTATTCCCAGGAGATCACCGGACCTTGTGTCAGATGATTTAGCATACAGAAGTTTAAGGAAAGATGCTAGACATTCATCGTTGTTTAACGGAGAGGATTATGGTCACATAAATAACAATCACAATTATAACGAGTATCCGTACACTAAAGAATCCGCAGCTAATCTTAAAAAGAAACGAGCGGTTAGGTCTCTTTCAGctaatatttttactatgaTTCAAAAAGAAATCGACGACGCGCTTAATATGAGCAAAGTGGCAACGTTGCAAAAAACTCATAGCAACAGTGACGTCATGAGGCGCTTGCGGGACACTTTCGAAAACAATGACAACGAGCCAGAGCACTATCCTCGAAATAAGGTAAAGCAAAGGCATAATACTGTTGGTCTCTTCGTCAATAACTCGCACTCGCCAAATCATCATTTCGCAAAAGACGATTCATGCATTCATAATGACGATAAATACCTCCCAAAACCTGCATCTTGTGATAAGTCCAAAAGTTCATCCCCATCAAATCGATCACCACAAGCTTCTAAGCGATCGTCTAAAGACGAATTTCAGCAGGTCCTCACTATGCTCGCACAGGAAGCAATGGACACTAGTAATAAGTTAGGCGTAGCTTTAGCTGAACtagataaaaatagaaataataacacGGAGAAAAGACCAAATATAAATACCAGGATATCAGACAGTAGGTCACATTTCTTGAATGGCCTAACCAGTGATTCTTATGATAATTCTCAACCAGAAATAAAATTAGTCAATGTACACTCTGAGATTGTGAGTGAACCCGCTAACAGGCATGTGAAGTCTGATACCGAACAAACTAAAGGCCAAAAAACAGAAGACAGCCTTCTTGCAATATCAGATCAGTTACACAGAGTAGAAGATCAACTTAAGCATAGCCATGAGAAAGAGTTGAATTTCGATGACGAAAGCTTAAAGCTTTCAAGTTATATCGATAAAACCGAAAAGCCATTAAAGGCCCAAGAAACCACAGTTATGACTCCAGAGAAAAAGCTGGTACCAGATGTTTGTCCATTAACAGTTCAGGATGACTCTATTAAAGTTGAATTAAAGAATCAAAACGATTTTGACTATAataatgagaaaaaaatatctccacaaaaaattaaatcgacCAATCCCTTTTTGAATTCAGATGAAAAAttacaagaaataaatgaaataaatgccTTCAAGGAATTGAAAGATGGCATTTCTGATTTGATTGCTGGAATATCGCAAGTTAATGACAAGTTATTTGTTCCTAAATTACCAAAAGATGACGATAGCAATAAACCTAAAGTAACGGGTATAACTGAGGCTAGTAAGCAATTGAGCCAAGTGACTCAAGAAGTGCCAAAACCAGTACCTAATAGAGCATCTGTTAATTTATCCATTTACGAAGATGATTTAGAGGTAAAGAAAGATGCCGCTGATTCTGCTGAATACAATTCATCCGAAGAATTGGCGACAATATTCAATTTAGATGGAAATCTAAAACTGCACAGTGTAGATCAAAAAGAACCTGAGAAAGTGAGAGATGAGCTAAGCTCACCAAAACTAGTTCAGACTATGAATCAGCAACTAGGGCGATTGTCCGTAGATCGGATAGAAGAGCCGGCGAGCCAAGACCTGCCAACTAACGTAGTACCGTGGCGAGCTAAGAGGCAAAACAATTCACAAAGCGAATCACGAG
- the LOC133523380 gene encoding uncharacterized protein LOC133523380 isoform X3: MIEVAERPNNNFFRSFLPAVNSPPVPHRDISGASTAAYRPYNGDHGAPQHQVIRAPQPADPERKKDKKWSIGKLFRRKKKDDESGSSSESEEGGSLRSTSKRKSNKKKKRTPAVNNFDHIVIRETRRAQSLAKPNGRDFTDDGVLSDPSAGFINYRPKTREVQPSKESLSLRDDVSTMSGRVCPEPTMRKTRKGRLKARVEALRNSMRGESSSDEESLKSSNSSSMVRFRSDDSLMRSRDSSLNKRSRSARNERYIKRLSRDEENQLNKEAELLQQGYTKAEVEMLTRTPTSQSSGYGTCKREQNNQKPELGNDLTRRPIKSESISSFPSTQSYPSSINFNAKINNEHINYSIPFKGNFVKEPFYANNNREKSVPCPDENADKVMYVKFPLGNVTNIKREERAPPVPPPRDMHRKVATPISMYYENHSVVSDRMGSNQNITHGVPNNDFERVMRRSQERSINHGPNGLRRPISNSEDHLAMQNNEYLQHLYQKTEQPRRPASVSAEPNHYGIYAFTPPWRNKIEQPNVVKPEPVQSRNDFLYYADHSPRSRRPISIKTSQNGCENQYLSDSQTSVNVAESVYRRPRNASEFWKKLDDAERQKKQQNIYANSRSNSEHVRNTPRMHHYSEGSNSIPSHIENIDNQNKNRATSVDQSRDVIDGAKMWKATTEYKRSVTVEPPKVVTSPTSKTHVRHKSDTFVTNSYQIPSDDDKSSERRKSTNLDDALNELEAIYNSLGLGDEDLLDRAERRESMTPKYNDHFNDWNGNDDEVQLRSQPSTPLRRISRRSTLPDKLQDDMAFRRMNSFSKEKPNLKEAQAQISYMLASPVYVPYASDDERYSGRDEPDIVHDDVVYRNIKQTNNRLKTLEPQPPFGIPLGPVSPAPQSDYLHATPESKGRSRFIPRRSPDLVSDDLAYRSLRKDARHSSLFNGEDYGHINNNHNYNEYPYTKESAANLKKKRAVRSLSANIFTMIQKEIDDALNMSKVATLQKTHSNSDVMRRLRDTFENNDNEPEHYPRNKVKQRHNTVGLFVNNSHSPNHHFAKDDSCIHNDDKYLPKPASCDKSKSSSPSNRSPQASKRSSKDEFQQVLTMLAQEAMDTSNKLGVALAELDKNRNNNTEKRPNINTRISDSRSHFLNGLTSDSYDNSQPEIKLVNVHSEIVSEPANRHVKSDTEQTKGQKTEDSLLAISDQLHRVEDQLKHSHEKELNFDDESLKLSSYIDKTEKPLKAQETTVMTPEKKLVPDVCPLTVQDDSIKVELKNQNDFDYNNEKKISPQKIKSTNPFLNSDEKLQEINEINAFKELKDGISDLIAGISQVNDKLFVPKLPKDDDSNKPKVTGITEASKQLSQVTQEVPKPVPNRASVNLSIYEDDLEVKKDAADSAEYNSSEELATIFNLDGNLKLHSVDQKEPEKVRDELSSPKLVQTMNQQLGRLSVDRIEEPASQDLPTNVVPWRAKRQNNSQSESRGEN, encoded by the exons ATGATTGAGGTAGCGGAACGACCGAATAATAACTTTTTCAGATCATTCCTGCCT GCAGTCAACTCACCTCCGGTGCCGCACCGAGACATCTCGGGGGCTTCCACGGCGGCCTACCGCCCCTACAATGGCGACCATGGCGCCCCACAGCACCAAGTCATCAGAGCTCCGCAGCCGGCTGACCCAGAACGCAAGAAAGACAAGAAGTGGTCTATCGGAAAGCTCTTCAGGCGAAAAAAGAAGGATGACGAAAGTGGATCTTCATCAGAAAGCGAAGAGGGTGGCAGTTTGCGCTCCACGTCCAAGAGGAAATCtaataaaaagaagaaaaggACACCTGCAGTCAACAACTTCGACCATATAGTTATAAGAGAAACTAGGCGGGCCCAGAGCTTAGCTAAACCCAATGGTCGTGACTTCACTGACGATGGAGTGCTTTCCGACCCATCCGCTGGTTTCATAAACTACAGGCCTAAAACCAGGGAAGTTCAACCGTCTAAGGAGTCTCTGAGCTTAAGGGATGACGTTTCCACGATGTCAGGAAGAGTTTGTCCAGAACCTACGATGAGAAAGACGAGGAAAGGCCGACTAAAAGCCCGAGTTGAAGCATTGCGGAACAGCATGAGAGGGGAATCGAGCAGCGATGAAGAATCTTTGAAGTCTTCAAATTCATCTTCAATGGTCCGATTCAGGAGCGACGACTCATTGATGCGCTCACGTGACAGCTCGCTGAATAAGAGGTCACGAAGCGCTCGAAACGAACGCTACATCAAAAGACTCTCGAGAGACGAGGAGAACCAGCTCAACAAAGAAGCCGAACTGCTGCAGCAGGGATACACGAAAGCTGAAGTGGAAATGCTTACACGAACCCCCACAAGCCAAAGCAGTGGTTACGGCACCTGCAAACGAGAACAAAACAATCAAAAACCTGAACTAGGCAACGATTTAACCCGCCGACCAATTAAATCCGAGTCAATATCTTCATTTCCATCAACTCAAAGTTACCCTTcatctattaattttaatgccAAAATTAACAACGAACATATTAACTATTCCATACCTTTTAAAGGTAACTTTGTCAAAGAACCGTTTTACGCTAACAATAACAGGGAAAAATCTGTACCATGCCCTGATGAAAACGCAGATAAAGTCATGTACGTTAAGTTTCCTCTAGGAAATGTTACGAATATTAAAAGAGAGGAACGAGCCCCACCAGTGCCACCGCCTCGAGATATGCATAGAAAAGTTGCAACCCCTATATCGATGTACTATGAAAACCATTCTGTAGTATCCGATAGGATGGGCAGCAACCAAAACATTACGCACGGCGTACCTAACAACGACTTCGAACGAGTAATGAGACGGAGTCAAGAGAGATCGATTAATCATGGGCCTAACGGACTACGACGACCGATATCTAACTCTGAAGATCACCTTGCTATGCAAAACAACGAATACTTGCAACATTTGTATCAGAAAACCGAGCAGCCCAGAAGGCCAGCATCAGTTTCCGCTGAACCTAATCACTATGGAATTTATGCTTTTACACCACCATGGAGAAATAAAATCGAACAACCCAACGTAGTGAAACCTGAACCAGTCCAATCCAGGAACGATTTCCTCTACTATGCTGACCACAGTCCCAGATCTCGTAGACCTATAAGcataaaaactagtcaaaacgGCTGCGAAAATCAATACCTTAGCGATTCTCAAACATCAGTTAATGTCGCTGAAAGTGTTTATCGTAGACCGAGAAACGCTTCTGAATTTTGGAAGAAATTAGACGATGCCGAAAGACAGAAAAAACAACAGAACATCTATGCCAACTCTAGAAGCAACAGTGAGCATGTCAGGAATACACCCCGAATGCACCATTATTCAGAGGGAAGTAATAGTATACCGAGTCATATAGAGAATATTGACAACCAAAATAAGAATAGGGCAACAAGCGTTGATCAGTCACGAGATGTTATAGATGGTGCCAAAATGTGGAAAGCAACGACCGAGTATAAGAGGTCGGTCACTGTTGAACCGCCTAAAGTGGTGACTTCCCCGACCTCTAAAACACACGTCCGTCATAAATCTGACACCTTTGTAACTAACAGCTATCAAATACCTTCAGATGACGACAAGAGCTCAGAACGTCGTAAATCAACTAACCTTGATGACGCTCTCAACGAACTTGAGGCAATTTACAATAGCTTAGGATTAGGAGACGAAGACCTGCTAGACAGGGCTGAAAGACGAGAGTCAATGACTCCAAAATATAATGATCACTTCAATGACTGGAATGGGAACGATGACGAGGTCCAGTTGAGAAGTCAACCATCAACGCCGCTTCGGCGGATATCAAGGAGATCAACACTGCCCGATAAATTGCAAGACGATATGGCATTCCGTAGAATGAATTCGTTCTCAAAAGAAAAACCAAATTTGAAGGAAGCACAAGCACAGATCAGTTACATGCTTGCTTCGCCGGTGTACGTACCTTATGCTTCAGACGACGAAAGATATTCGGGGCGGGACGAACCAGATATTGTCCATGACGACGTTGTTTAcagaaatataaaacaaacgaacaaCCGTTTGAAAACTCTTGAACCACAACCACCTTTTGGAATTCCTCTAGGACCAGTATCTCCTGCTCCTCAAAGTGACTATCTACATGCGACGCCTGAGAGTAAGGGACGCTCGCGATTTATTCCCAGGAGATCACCGGACCTTGTGTCAGATGATTTAGCATACAGAAGTTTAAGGAAAGATGCTAGACATTCATCGTTGTTTAACGGAGAGGATTATGGTCACATAAATAACAATCACAATTATAACGAGTATCCGTACACTAAAGAATCCGCAGCTAATCTTAAAAAGAAACGAGCGGTTAGGTCTCTTTCAGctaatatttttactatgaTTCAAAAAGAAATCGACGACGCGCTTAATATGAGCAAAGTGGCAACGTTGCAAAAAACTCATAGCAACAGTGACGTCATGAGGCGCTTGCGGGACACTTTCGAAAACAATGACAACGAGCCAGAGCACTATCCTCGAAATAAGGTAAAGCAAAGGCATAATACTGTTGGTCTCTTCGTCAATAACTCGCACTCGCCAAATCATCATTTCGCAAAAGACGATTCATGCATTCATAATGACGATAAATACCTCCCAAAACCTGCATCTTGTGATAAGTCCAAAAGTTCATCCCCATCAAATCGATCACCACAAGCTTCTAAGCGATCGTCTAAAGACGAATTTCAGCAGGTCCTCACTATGCTCGCACAGGAAGCAATGGACACTAGTAATAAGTTAGGCGTAGCTTTAGCTGAACtagataaaaatagaaataataacacGGAGAAAAGACCAAATATAAATACCAGGATATCAGACAGTAGGTCACATTTCTTGAATGGCCTAACCAGTGATTCTTATGATAATTCTCAACCAGAAATAAAATTAGTCAATGTACACTCTGAGATTGTGAGTGAACCCGCTAACAGGCATGTGAAGTCTGATACCGAACAAACTAAAGGCCAAAAAACAGAAGACAGCCTTCTTGCAATATCAGATCAGTTACACAGAGTAGAAGATCAACTTAAGCATAGCCATGAGAAAGAGTTGAATTTCGATGACGAAAGCTTAAAGCTTTCAAGTTATATCGATAAAACCGAAAAGCCATTAAAGGCCCAAGAAACCACAGTTATGACTCCAGAGAAAAAGCTGGTACCAGATGTTTGTCCATTAACAGTTCAGGATGACTCTATTAAAGTTGAATTAAAGAATCAAAACGATTTTGACTATAataatgagaaaaaaatatctccacaaaaaattaaatcgacCAATCCCTTTTTGAATTCAGATGAAAAAttacaagaaataaatgaaataaatgccTTCAAGGAATTGAAAGATGGCATTTCTGATTTGATTGCTGGAATATCGCAAGTTAATGACAAGTTATTTGTTCCTAAATTACCAAAAGATGACGATAGCAATAAACCTAAAGTAACGGGTATAACTGAGGCTAGTAAGCAATTGAGCCAAGTGACTCAAGAAGTGCCAAAACCAGTACCTAATAGAGCATCTGTTAATTTATCCATTTACGAAGATGATTTAGAGGTAAAGAAAGATGCCGCTGATTCTGCTGAATACAATTCATCCGAAGAATTGGCGACAATATTCAATTTAGATGGAAATCTAAAACTGCACAGTGTAGATCAAAAAGAACCTGAGAAAGTGAGAGATGAGCTAAGCTCACCAAAACTAGTTCAGACTATGAATCAGCAACTAGGGCGATTGTCCGTAGATCGGATAGAAGAGCCGGCGAGCCAAGACCTGCCAACTAACGTAGTACCGTGGCGAGCTAAGAGGCAAAACAATTCACAAAGCGAATCACGAG